CGATACAGCTAAAGCGGCTGGAAAGTTAACGGCGGTTGATAAGAAGGTTTCTTCTATGCTTCCAACTATCGCGGAGGAGGTGAAGGAGGAGATGGGTGACATTCTTCATGATGCATTGATGAACGGTGTTGAACGAATTGATTTATCCTACCGTCAATTGCCATTTGTTCCTGAAGCCTTCGGGAAGCTTCGTACATTGGTTTCTCTCAACCTGTCTGCCAATAAACTTACGGTCAGTCCCTGTAGATGTCGTCCCTATTTGGTCATTTTCTTGTGCGTATGCTTGAAACATTTTTGTGCATTGAAACAGGCGCTGCCGGATTCACTTGCTGGACTTGAGAGTCTCGAGGAGCTTGATGTTTCTACGAATCTCTTTGAGTCGCTACCAGATGCCATCGGCTCGTTGCCACATTTGCAGATTCTAAATGTCTCTAGCAACAAACTCAGTTCGTTGCCTCATGGCATCTGTAAATGCAGGTAATCAATAGGTATAACAAATCTCATTGATAAGTTAGGGTTGTAAACAAACTGAAATGTTAAGATCGAGCTCAGCTCGTCAAAAGCTCGAGTCAGCCCGTGGGCCGTGGCTCATAACCCATCTCTTTAACTTAAAAAGAAACGTTTattaaattttgtattttttttaaacatatgatatgtataagaaaacaaaaataatactTTGAACATACATGCATTAAATTATAAACTACATAATTTATAATCTATATATGCAAAAATTTGAGTTATAATTTATATATAGGCTAAAATTTGGGCTCTACTTTAAATGAGTGAGCCAACGAGCCAGCTGACCGACAAACAGATTTTTGCTCAGGCTCGACTCGTttactaggggtgcaaacgagccgagccgagcacGAGCTCGAGCTTGTTTAACATACGCAGGCTcaagctcgtttaacatatgaaggCTCAAGCTCGAGTTGTGCTCGATTCGAGTTTtgtttttcaagctcgagctcagctCATCACTAATTTTTCAAGCTGGAGCTCGGCTTTGGCTCGACttgtttagtatttattaattaatttatgtaaattataattattatacatataatttagttattttttcatctttttataaatagtaattattattatttaaataataatatattaataaataattatataaacagaaagctcattttggctcgcgagccggctcgagcacgataagcgaagctcgggctcgttaacTAAACGAgtttgtttttaggctcgggctcgtttactaaacgagttTGTTTTTAgactcgagctcgagctcgtttacgCTCGGCTTGTTCGAGCTATTTTTTAGCCGGTCGTCTCGTTTACACCCCTATGGTTTACAAACGAGTTGATTTCGAGCGAGGCTCGCAATTTAACATCCCTTTTAATCACATCATATGGAATAACAAGAATTGATATCATTGGTTCAGATCATTATTAGAATTTGATGCCAGTCTCAATCAGATTAAACGCCTTCCCTCCAAGGTTGGTTATGGGCTGGTGAATCTAAAGAAGCTTTTGATGCCTTTGAACAAGTTGCGGTCTCTTCCTAACTCGATTGGCGAAATGATATCTCTTCAAATCCTTGATGTTCACTTCAATGAGCTAAAAGGCCTGCCACCTTCAATAGGAATGCTAAAAAAGCTTGAAGTTCTTAATGTAAGCAGCAACTTTAACGACCTCACATGTCTCCCCGAAACAATCGGGAATTTAACGCGCCTTAGAGAGCTTGACATATGTAACAATCAAATACAACAGCTGCCCATTACATTCGGACGCCTGGTGAACTTAGCTATACTGTCTGTGGAACATAATCCGTTGGTGGTTCCGCCACAAGAAGTGGTGGAGGAGGGTGTCGAAGCGGTGAAGGTGTATATGAGCAAGAGGTTGTATGATTTAATAGTTGAAGAAGAGAAAATGATGGTGTTGGAACGCGAAGAACAGGCGCAGGCTGGTTGGTTTATGTCTGTGTTTTTTGGGCCTGCTTCGGGCCCGGGTTCAACGTACCCTTACCTCACTCATCGACTATGATCGTCGTCGATGGTCGATCATCCAGCTACGCTAGTTTGAATTGAATTGGGTATTCTAATCTTCAGCAAAAACCAAACCTATAAATATGTATGTAGACAGACTTTTGCAACCTACATTCGGATCAGGCTTAGTGTTTTGGTTTAGGCGTAGTGCGGCCCGACCCATTGGGCCTGATCCATACATGCTAACATAGATCATACACTTATATATCATCATCGGAGGGTGGTTTCAGATAGGCCTGAACATCCCTTCCAACGGGTTATCTTCATGTTGTAGTTCTAGATAAGGCTCGGAAAAATGTTAGATTTGATCTACACCGTTCCAAGACCCGACCCGACAATTGTTACTTCAAGAATGTATGTAGTGGTATGTCATATATATGTAACATGCTAATTTTATTCCATACATTTTATGTAAATAAGTTGGGCTCGTTGTGTTTTCCTTTTTCTTTGCAAGGAATTAAGAATATCGAGGTAAAATGGAATATAGTCTCAGTACTTCAAATTGCATTACTTTTATAATTattctttttataaatattattCTTACTTTATTTCATTCGagtttttaaatattatttttcttttttttcaatataattatttatacacTTTTAACTAGTACCCACATCTTATATTAATACTTTCCAAccttttatttgttttatatggCGGACTTAGAGTGCTaataggggtagcacgggctacccctcaaccaCGTTTCCGTAGTATAAAAATACCTCTTAACTTTAttttcgtagtgtaaaaatacccctcaacttcgtttctgttatataaaggataccTCTGATCATAAAAAAAATAGGATACCCCTAACTTTTTGGGTTAGTTACGCCACGAAATTTTAATGAATAGGTGATGGAATATATTTATAAAATTGGAATAATGTTTGTTTTACATTGGTTCACGTGTGTTTTAAGGGTTAAAAAATTGGAAATTGTAGAGGTTTAATATGGATGTGTTTATAAGCCACATAGGCTTACAAAAGAGTAGCATAAGTTTAATATGGATGTGTTTATAAGCCACATAGGCTTACAAAAGAGTAGCATGTCTAGTACCTACATTATCATTGGGCTTGGCATGTCTGGTGCCCAAACTTCATCAAGTTGAAACGTGCATATAGAAAGGGGTTAGCCCTATCTAAATGACTTGtctattatttaaaactagtattAAGTTCCTTGCGTTGCAGTGGTGCAGCGTAAAACCGTGTTAAACAGCACCAATGTCACACCATCATCAGCAACCACCAATACTAAAGTTGCAGCGTGTTAAATTGTTAATTCGAATAAATTAGACCGgcacgtaaaacatagaaaagaataactaagtcgatttaagaCACGTGCGTTGCAACAAAcctgtcaaatgggaaaaaaAGTCGTAAAAATGTTGAACTACACACACACACGTCACGTCgcgttaactcgtaaaatttagaacgaaacgtaaaaatgaAGCCACGTCGTGCCGTGTTAACacgcaaaatttagaacaaaatgtaaaacgaaaatttgcgaaagatgaaagaTATAGGGGGACCAAAgctgaaagtaaaaaagttgtgaggttaaattgcaaaaaataaaagattttgagttaaaagtaGAAAATCAAATTTTGTGAGATTAAActataaaagatgaaaagttttgggttaaaggtaAAAGAtcaatttaatatatatatatatatatatatatatatatatatatatatatatatatatatatatatatagtaaggaTAGAGTACATTaattcaaaagtgtgagaagtgtgttaaaccattagatctttgatctaatagTTTATATCAATAGAgaccaaattataaattgtgttttaattatttgtACTGATTTGAAACTTGTAGGGGTAATAGTGTCTTTGTATATGTTTCAAATTAGGTAATTTCTCCTAAATTCTAGTGATTCactcctaaattctagcgattcaaatttaaacttattttaaaattcagacattctaaaaaatccagaaaatatgtaactgctacaagaaatatataacaccatacatccatcatataacactatacatctatcatataacactatataacaccatataacactatgtaacaccatataacaccatataacgctatataacaatatataacactatacgtctatcatagacatgctatcaaaaaaatataactctataacactatataactctaaaataacactatataacaccatataacaccatataacactatataacactatacatcaatcatataacactatataacatcaaaaaacattatataacaccatataacactatataacactatacagttctgaacgagatgacacaaattcgtagattaattcttaatttgtattcctataattaagggtggcggttatggaaggttatcaattaattaaatcaataagaaAATTATTTGTTTAcgcttttgaattaatttagatttaggacacttgtcatcaccacaatatttctcacccttctcacacttttagattaatgtacaggatcctctacctatatatatatatatatatatatatatatgtatatatatatatacagaaaTGATAAATAGAAAACTTATTTGCGGTGAGAAAACCTAGTAAACCTTATTATGACCATTGATCTAGATAATCTATTGGTTGGAGAAATAAGATGTTATTTTGATTTAAATATATTACTTTCttgagttaattactattttcgtccctgtagtttgtcaaaaatcactatttcagtccattagtttaaaatttgcgatttcagtccctgtggtttcactttcgtaaccatttcagtccacctcgtaaccatttcagtccctgtacttacagaataaatggattgaaatggttacgaaagagaaaccacagggactgaaatggttacgaaagtgaaaccacagggacttaaatcgcaatttttaaactaatggactgaaatagtgatttttgacaaaccacagggacgaaaacagtaattaactctactTTCTTTATGTTGAAAAGTGGTTTAAGGGGTATTTTGGTACATATACATGTCTCTCTTTTCTCATATGTACTTCTCTTGAAATTTGTGTTCTCTACTTTTATAGCTCTACTTTTATGGCATTCTCTCTCCATCATAACAATCTCTCTCTAGATCTCATAGTTCTCTGTCTTCTTCTCTATTTCTTTCACCATTAATGGAAAAGAGAAAGCAAACAATTCCGATCAGTGGGTGAATGATTACAAGATGAAGttttatagagagagaaagttgttgttttagagagagaaacaacaatcttcatcgtGTTCATCTAGAACGCCAAGAACACACGCACTAGTGTATGAGAGAGAAGCAGATGTGAACCTAATTTACCACAATTTTAGAGAGAGACAACAatcttcatcgtgttcatcgGGTGGTtctagatccggtaagtgttttAGAGAGAAAGTTGTTGTTTTAGAGAGAAACAACAAATCTTCATCGCGTTCATTTGGAACACCAAGAACATACGCACAAGTGTGTGAGGAAGAAACAGGTTTGAACCTAATTTACCacgattttagagagagaaacaacaatctattgggtgttttattttgaaaaatcatttcacacttgatttttttgttaaaatggttgttaatatgtttttgtgtgctcAAAGTGTTCTAGTAATGGataaatgtttatgtaatttgCAAGTTTTTTGTTTTTGTGTTAAAATCATTGTTAGTTTTTTATATTCTTAGTTGTTTGATTACAAATCTATGTCTTTTTTCGTTAagcaccaagaacacacacaagtgtgtgagagaAAAGCAGGTTTGAACCTAATTTACCACAATTTTTAgatagagaaacaacaatctcttgagtgtttaattttgaaaaatcatttcacacttgatttttattgttaatatgtttttgtgtgcttAAAGTGTTCTAGTTAATGGGTAAATGTTTATGTAGTTTGCAGGTTTTTGTTTTTATGTTAAAATTATTTTGAGTTTTGGATATTCTCTGTTGTTGTTTGATTACAAATCAATATCTTTAAAAatgttgaaatgttgttttaGATGGGTTGTTAGTTGTCTTGTATAAACTTCACTCGAATATCACATTTTCATTACCTTTAGAAGTACACAATTTAATAGTTGATAatctcgtttattttacaaataaaaagttGTGTTTTTTTTTGCTGACATAATTAACAGGTACATATGTTGTAACAATGTTACACATGTTACTTATAGTTACACCAGCCCTTTCTTAGACACAAGAAAGAGttgcacatatgtaacacatgtttgtaacttgtgttacactagagggtaacacatgtatagccacgttacacatgttacatacagttgttacatgtgttacaacaAAAGTTTACACATGTATAACACGTAACAGATGTTATATACCTTTTGTTACATTTGTATTAATAAGTTTAATTTTAGGAGATTAACACTAATATACTTGGTTTGTTCATAGGTGAATGGATGGTTATTAAATATATTGTATCCTAAAAATACaaatataaaatattaataatcaATTAAAATGCAAACTAATAAACATTTTATTAATGACTTAAAAGCTACCCATATATAttcttattaaatattttataaacAGCTATGTTATAAAAGTTAGTATATTTTAATAAACTTTATGTTGCTACGTCTGTAATATCATTATCCTTGTGAACAAGACCTTTTAACATAACAACTTTGATCAAGTGCATAACATATAAAAACTAGAGTAATAATTATATTAACAATAAAAAACCCAAATAATCATAATATTTTACTTTTTCGCCGCTTTCAGGTATTTAATTATTTAGTGAACTCAACTTTCATTACAATACTTGGAAAAATACAATcaatatgtaacacccaaaaaacGGGTTTGGCAATTAATCcatgttaattttaatgaaaggGAAAAAATACCgatagtggtaaaattaacccggtgaatattaggatgtaaactaggggtgcaaacgatcgcgagctactcgagatcgcctcgagaaaaagctcgaaacgagacGAGCCTTATCAAGCccaagccgagcttgagcctcaaaacaaagctcgtttgtttatcgagcccgagctcgagcttcacatgtgaagctcgttaggctcgtcgagccttatcgagccttagtgtaaacgagccgagtcgagccgagcttatttaaacttgtttacaagtcaacctcgaacctaaaaataagcttatttagtaaacgagcccgagcccgagctttacttatcgagctcgcaagccttaaaagtatattatttatattatttttatttaatatactaattaatagataataaacgagccgagcccgagccgagctcgagcttgataaaatacaaacaagccgagctcgagctttgaaaacaaagcttgaatcgagctcgagcttgagcctggccgagctcgggctcggctcggctcggctcgtttgcacccctaatgtaaacaaataatcctaataCTAATTAAAAGGAGAATAAATgcttttgagaaaacaaagtttaTAAGAGTcctgagttaacgggacttaaaataaaacggttTATAATTTccccgaacccgctaagttaactaggaatgtttaacctagttagtaagaAAAAAATATTGTTGGAACtaagtaggttgtggcctacttaataactaaccaaacatgagggaccaaagtaGGATAAGTTGAAagttaattaataaaaacaaaaaaaattaaacacaacacacacattgAGTATGTGTGTGTGCGTACGACCAAGATAAGGAacaaggggtgaaacccttgtTCAAGCTCAAACCCAAAATTGAAGGTCAATTCAAGACCAGAATTGAAGCACAAACACGTATAAATGATCACCTGGTCAAGGGGATCATAAGGCATGTCGTAAAACCTAGATTGGTTAAAGTTGAAATTTGAGACAGGTAGGTTACTTGCAAACAAATTGTTGGATGATGATCTataacacccttgttattattttaaagaTTTTCGTATAAttaacgaaaataaacatgtaattacgaTTGAGTATCCCTAGAAAATACGAGTAATTTAAAAATTTTACAAATCCTAAGTTATTTAACATAATGTGATCGAAATCGTCGTTTAAAATTTACGacgaggcaatgtgcggaagcatgaatctttatcgtgttcggttcttcgttgagcttgatcgtctttcggcatccaaaatgtacctacatttcataaacatgaaatgctttagtcatacgggaatTAAATCGTATCTAAACAAGTCCGGTAACGATAATGGAAAGAAACAAAATCCCAACGAGAATCTCTTGATCTCAAAAGACTAAATTTTGagctggcctccaccgtaacttacggtggcaccgtaagttacggtggccactgAATGTCAAATCCCCCACCGTAAATCAGTGGGCAACCACCGTATCAATATCAtccccaccgtaacttacggtggcaccgtaagttacggtggtcccTGCATTCagcctttccattttgccgtttATTGACACGAAAACATTTGTATCTTTCAATCCGCTCGTCCGTTTGACCTACGGTTTCCTCCTATGTGTTTGTAATTTGATCccccatcatatggagttaaaatccaacatccggattaacaaaatttaagacttttaagtcttcggcttattaccctttttaccaaattttgacccgttcgtgatttcatctaacaaacttgtttgtggcccttgtttcttttgtaaacatattattatgattatttccTATTGCACAAGGTTCAAGTCACGGGTTTCTTACATAATAAAGTCCCGTTTATGCTTAAAtgctcattttgacccgttaagggtatttagacCTATTTTAATCATGAAACGCTTTCATTCGTTTCTAGTGTTATTATacaacatttcttatcaagtaatcttccaccacaactatatttgtggtggactAAATGAGgtgatctatataatccgagtcTGTCTCGTCGGATTGCTAATTAACGAcaaagactcatatagagtcatttgaccaaGCGTTTACATCTTTCGCTTCTTATACTTATTCTAATTATTTTTATGATCATAAAACTTGTTTCAAAACTACCTTTAAAGGTCGTTTGTCCAATTTAGCTTATAAGGGCGTTTTAGTCCGTTTAGCTGAtcatttacgatgaaggacttttGAAGGTATATTTGACCCATAATCCCTCTTTTAACCTATGatttttgtttgaaaagtcattaagctTTCCAAACGCAATGTTCATTATTTTAAACATTCGGTTTACTTATCAAGTAACCAAATGTTTATTTTGACTTCTTTTAACACTCATCGAACCGCATATTCTAAATGAGTGTTACCCTTTTTCACATACCTGGcgcggatcaatatattgacccgtttttaataccttgcttttataACCGCTAATCCAAAATGTTGCTAATACTCATTTGACATTTActcctgaaataatataactcgacaataatcattagtcgttattgtcaaaaggtgatatcttcaccttttAACCCATTTGGTCTAAGTGACCGATTATGTTGGCGAGATGGTATTTATTACCATCTCATCTATACGAGAcgctccggtttacaccgtgCGGTCATTTCACTTATTGATCATTTCTTAACGCTTTTTAGCCTATCATGGCTTACGTCATATGGTGCCTTTCAAAACCAATAGTTATGGTCAACGCAtgaccaatttaccgttttacccttattgtttgttttggtttaccctataaggtaaccattcaaaagtttcattttccatttgtcataaaatgatcgaattaccgatTTTAACTCCTTTTAAACCATCAACATAGTTTCTTGTCATGTTCGACTATCTTATTCCGTGCGTCTACACGCCGGAACATCATACCGCAATTATGTGTTTATCCTATTCGTAACTATTACGATAAGAGAATATTCTAAAATACAAGACTAGTGTAAGCCATACTTACCTTACATCCAAATTATGATTTTCCGtcattcttgcttcgtttgacccgcttcgttcccaagctttcacctagcttgttaatcgtcaaactatcattgtaaattgtaagatggttagattagtcataattattcacgactattccatctcACTTATTTCatatgtcgaaactactattcaacttcatgattagttaacttagcttattaaagttaactactttaaatcacaaggtttacaacattaagtctaaatcaacataATAATTTGAACCCTTATCACTTCATATTACGCGTAATCGCCATATCATTCAAATACGCGTTTTCActctaatttcaacactttagttttcatttaggcattttaacaaacacctagtgtgcataattttacatatttactaactagttcataactagttatcttTACCAAGATTTACATCAACACATCCAAACCTCTaagtctagtgttcatgaactacatcaAGAACTTATATCATAACCTCAATATTCATCACTCTTACATTCTAATCTGAGTGTTCATCATAttaacataaaacccacttagcacataatagggtaattacgaaatccctagttttgacaacaattcatcaaattttctactagggtttgtttctaaaccaagatatacactcatagattcaacattcattccagaatttcgattatgattgttcatcataatctcaaagtatcaccaaatagcaaaatttaacataccttgtgatccccatgaCTAGGTGATCGTTTTTATGTGTTCATGCAGTGATTTGAGTCTTGATTCGAGCTTCAATTTGGTCATTTAgtgtgaactagggttttgctcCTTGGAGCACCCTCCTGGTCGATCAGAACACGCacacaatgtgtgtgtgtgtgtgtatttttttgttttaataaaacaagtttcccacttgtccattttagtccctcatgttttattttgatcaaatgaaGCTATATCTCATCATTAGTTACTTAATCACATGCTACTAACTAGGCTAGTTACTCCTAGTTACTTTAAAgggttcgggaagttataacccgttatgttttaagtcccgttaatttggcctttttatatactttgttttctcaaagtatttactccactttttaattaatattaggtttatttatttgagtcctaatatttaccgggttaatttttaccactaacggtattttacccgtcttttagtattaacggggtttgattaccaaacccgttttcggggtgttacaagtctaccccccttaaagaggtttcgtcctcgaaaccttttcttacataattcattgagtttaaactcaatgtatttgagccgagaaatcttttaaacattacttatacttttaaccaattgttagtattaccagaaaagtatggtaacatctttttggttgctaattgtctacgtatctcatacgacatagtgcaactcgaaataacgtaatctcgttatttccactagtttagttaacttagcgatattcGTCACTTCCATATCCtatcgaattctttatgaatccgttactttgacccgtttaaaggtccttagtgaaatctttcacttttagcaacaatttcttttgttttcaaatttatttattcggttcagttataccgaatccaccgcttTCAAGCAAATCAAATTTCTTGATTTGAATTGCTGATCTTAACCGGTCTCattaactagacttattagtccagttactttttaccgctcgcttggttataatgtgattctacttcacattgcatttctcgaccgtgatcgtgtcacatcatgtttaatttatatcaagcTTTCCTtttcgaaaatatcacttttcgaatatatcgtcttgcgcctatcagtgtcaagacttgtatccTTCATGTTTACTATTATTTGATTTGCATATATTCTTATTTGGttatgtcccattaccgggctcattactCTTTTGCTTTTAACGTTACTATTATCTCGTTTGTGTTTACTCATGCCGTCCGCGCGTGATattatattcgacccgttcaacttaaaaatagttgaacataatttattcaaaatttctaatTACATTTTCTTGTCGTCTTTTAGTTATGACTCAAAACCTGAGTCTTTTAACCttccatccgagttcccgtttctcggtttatgcatgtgtttaattcttacccatcaaccggttgTTTCACCGAAgccgttattattgcaaccctcctggCACGCATTAAGACTTCGcttcattttttttatatattcagACTTCGTCcttaagtttgacgttttacaaaaacgacctGTTTAGAGACATATTttcattttccgggttcgagtgtaagtacactccctctcAATGCATGTCttgatcattttacatgtttatattatttgggttcgagtgtaagtacaccccctcccaatacatgtctaaatcattctacatgtttgcattttccgggttcgagtgtaagtacaccccctcccaatacatgtctacatcattttacatgtttgcattctccgggttcgagtgtaagtacaccccctcccagtacatgtctaaatcattttacatgtttgcattctccgggttcgagtgtaagtacaccccctcccagtacatgtctaaatcattttacgtgtttgcattctccgggttcgagtgtaagtacaccccatCCCAATACCtgtctaaatcattttatatCAATCTCTGTCCCTttactcgggctcattatcctaatgtaatacgtttctgtcacccggctgtgcgtttacattgtTGTCAAACATTTTGCTCATTTGATTcttttgggtactttttaatttgtcccattcacccccgtccttactacatcggatgtaaacatGTCCATCACaaaaagttcatggtatcatgtgttcactacctacttggccagagtaggcgttcaacacatgacatacacgacccttttataactttcacatcacaccccatgtaagtaacacctctatttattt
This is a stretch of genomic DNA from Helianthus annuus cultivar XRQ/B chromosome 16, HanXRQr2.0-SUNRISE, whole genome shotgun sequence. It encodes these proteins:
- the LOC110917032 gene encoding plant intracellular Ras-group-related LRR protein 1 isoform X1, whose translation is MDPNASPRKMRILKYVMTRIPSFKRRQLQELENERLLRPSALPETYTELSQRESYTELAERVARLTDDDILANIRAVVVEVSQIRSVIQTLGDRPDPETVELARSRYAEAESPFAVQFDGITLSEQEMEVVEKRRTAAKREMQMYRALISLEEMHESYSKLLVVAERRLHKLYDTAKAAGKLTAVDKKVSSMLPTIAEEVKEEMGDILHDALMNGVERIDLSYRQLPFVPEAFGKLRTLVSLNLSANKLTALPDSLAGLESLEELDVSTNLFESLPDAIGSLPHLQILNVSSNKLSSLPHGICKCRSLLEFDASLNQIKRLPSKVGYGLVNLKKLLMPLNKLRSLPNSIGEMISLQILDVHFNELKGLPPSIGMLKKLEVLNVSSNFNDLTCLPETIGNLTRLRELDICNNQIQQLPITFGRLVNLAILSVEHNPLVVPPQEVVEEGVEAVKVYMSKRLYDLIVEEEKMMVLEREEQAQAGWFMSVFFGPASGPGSTYPYLTHRL